GAAACAGAATTAATTGGGAGAATTCTGTTGTGATGTTGAATATTGAAGAGATGAAAATACAGAACCTAGACCATTTAGGGATAGTGGCCGGAATAGTGGATGAAATAGGATTAGTAGAAATTAGTGAAGAAGGCAGATGGCAGATGGCAGATGGCAGAAGGGATGCAATATGGTAGGGGCTTCAACCAACTACCAATTGCTCGCCACCAATATCGTTGCATTATGGTGGGGGACTTAAACCCTTGCTCCCTTCGGCCCTTGAGAAGTACAAGGGCATTTCCTTCTGCCCTCTGCCCTCGTACTTCTGCCTTTTGTTAAAGCCATAACAATTTCTCCTCGATCGCAGATATCAATAGTTGTATTATTAAGTTTATCTGTAGGTATTACACATTCATATTTTTTTGATTCCCCTAAAGTTGAAACTAATGATGAAGTAACGGAAATAGCGGAAATGGAAAGTAAGTGGTTTTGCGATCAAGTATTCAGATTTGGCGGAGACGGTTTTCCTGCCGCAACTCAAAGTAGCTGCCGAACTACTGAATATTTTTGTAAAAACGTAAAAATATGGGATAAAAAATATGAATGTAAAAACATGGGATGGGAATAAAAAAAACTTTGGTAAAATCTATGAGCATCGCCTATAACTACCTGAAATACAACCCCAACCTTACTTAGAGCGACTAACGTGAGCCTGTTTTGACACAAGCGTTGAGCCATAAGACACATTGTCAGTTTATACTACAACAAATGCCAGCGCAGAATATAGGCGTTTATGCGATGATATCAAACGTTAAGCAGAAATAACGATGTTAATTTAATTAAAATTAAAATATACTTTATACTCCACCTAACATACAGTCCAGTTAGCTTTTCTTTATTTTTTCCATCAGCATAATTATAATCAATAGGAGATCCCCAATGGTTTGAAAAAATCGCAACACCTTACCTTTATGATAGACTCACAGAGATCGCTGCAATACTTGATGAGCATATTAATAATAAAACAGACTATAGTATTCTTGGCCTGTTTGGCAAAATCACTTATTGTGATGTCATATATATAGCAGCTATAACTCTATTTTAATCCGTCCTTTTTTACCACCTACTCGTACTCATTTGCCATTCTCTAATGCCTAGACAATCTATTCCCCGTATAGAATATCTCAGAGTCAAAAACTATCGAGCGCTGCGTGACCTAGAACTCAAAGGAATTACTCCCCTGACTGTATTCTTAGGTCCAAATGGCAGTGGTAAATCAACCATTTTTGATGTTTTTGCCTTTTTATCAGAATGTTTTACAGTCGGCTTACGTAAAGCTTGGGACAAACGCGGACGCTTTAGAGAACTGCGGACACGGGGCGCTGATGGACCTATTGTAATTGAATTAAAATATCGTGAAAAGCTAGATTTACCTATCATCACTTATCATTTGGCTATCGAAGAAAGACCTAAAGGACCGTTAGTAGTAGAAGAATGGTTGCAGTGGAGAAGAAGTCAGACTGGCAAACCTTTTAAATTTCTCGACTTTCAAGAAGGTGCAGGACGGGTTATTACAGGCGAAAAGCCAGACGAACAAGACGAAAGAGTATTTGAGGAACTAAACTCCTCTGAACTGCTTGCTGTTAATACTTTGGGACAATTTTCTAAACATCCTCGTGTGAGTGCATTACGCAATTTTATTAGTGGCTGGTATCTTTCCTACTTAACAGCCGACAACGCCCGCAGTGTTCCAGAAGCAGGTCCACAGGAAAGATTATCACCCACAGGAGATAATTTACCTAATGTCATTCAATATCTCAAAGAACAACATCCTGAACGGTTACAACATATTCTTAATACTTTATCCTGTCGCGTTCCCCGCTTAGAAAGAGTAGATGCAGAAATGATGCAAGATGGGCGATTATTGCTGCAAATTAAAGATGCCCCTTTTCAGCAACCCATACTTGCTAAATTCGCATCAGATGGCACACTCAAAATGTTAGCATATCTAACCGTATTATATGACCCAGACCCACCTCAACTTATTGGAATTGAAGAACCAGAAAATTACCTACACCCGCGTTTGTTGCCAGAATTAGCAGAAGAATGTCGCGCAGCTTCAGCTAACACTCAATTAATGGTAACAACTCATTCACCCTTCTTTACCGATGCTCTAAAACCAGAAGAACTGTGGGTATTGTACCGAGATGAACAAGGTTATACACAAGCCAAACGCACTGCGGATATGCAGGGAATTAAAGAGTTTATGGAACAGGGAGCTAGTTTAGGTTCATTATGGATGGAAGACTATTTTGAAGTAGGTAATCCCTTAATTAATTCTGGTGGACCAAAGAAGAATATATCTCAAACAAAATAAAGAAGGAGTTAACTAGCTTGCACATTGAGTTTTTAGTTGAAGAGCTATCTATGAAAGAAGCTCTCCAGAATTTAGTACCTAAAATATTGGGAGAAACCAACAGTTTTGATATTCATCCTTACCAAGGTAAATTCGATTTACTATCCAAATTGCCTAAACGTTTAAAAGGTTACAAAGCTTGGTTACCAGATGATTAC
This genomic interval from Scytonema hofmannii PCC 7110 contains the following:
- a CDS encoding AAA family ATPase; the encoded protein is MPRQSIPRIEYLRVKNYRALRDLELKGITPLTVFLGPNGSGKSTIFDVFAFLSECFTVGLRKAWDKRGRFRELRTRGADGPIVIELKYREKLDLPIITYHLAIEERPKGPLVVEEWLQWRRSQTGKPFKFLDFQEGAGRVITGEKPDEQDERVFEELNSSELLAVNTLGQFSKHPRVSALRNFISGWYLSYLTADNARSVPEAGPQERLSPTGDNLPNVIQYLKEQHPERLQHILNTLSCRVPRLERVDAEMMQDGRLLLQIKDAPFQQPILAKFASDGTLKMLAYLTVLYDPDPPQLIGIEEPENYLHPRLLPELAEECRAASANTQLMVTTHSPFFTDALKPEELWVLYRDEQGYTQAKRTADMQGIKEFMEQGASLGSLWMEDYFEVGNPLINSGGPKKNISQTK